In a single window of the Terrirubrum flagellatum genome:
- a CDS encoding RidA family protein produces the protein MNRALTPAEMRPPFANYSHGIEVAVGSRMVFVSGQLGVAPDGSVPDDVGAQADQCFANIATILGAAGLSLKDIVRISGFVTDRADMAAYMAARDRHVGSPPPASTLMIVSGFNRPEFKVEIEVVAAKKDDV, from the coding sequence ATGAATCGGGCCCTGACGCCGGCGGAGATGCGGCCTCCCTTCGCCAATTACAGCCACGGAATCGAGGTCGCGGTGGGCTCGCGCATGGTGTTCGTATCAGGCCAGCTCGGCGTCGCGCCTGACGGATCGGTTCCCGACGATGTCGGCGCGCAGGCCGACCAATGCTTCGCCAATATCGCGACGATCCTTGGCGCGGCGGGGCTATCACTGAAGGATATCGTCAGGATCAGCGGCTTCGTCACCGATCGCGCCGACATGGCCGCTTACATGGCCGCGCGCGACCGGCATGTGGGATCGCCGCCGCCGGCATCGACGCTGATGATCGTCTCCGGCTTCAACCGGCCGGAATTCAAGGTCGAGATCGAGGTGGTCGCGGCGAAGAAGGACGATGTCTGA
- a CDS encoding ABC transporter ATP-binding protein, translating to MSQVVSQAARSYRVSPGPTIVSLRGVAKQFSNGTLAVQNLNLDIRAREFVSLLGPSGCGKSTALRMIAGLGDPSAGEIAWPGSEAKEHSADIGFVFQEPTLMPWATVFDNVWLPLRLRGQSRSEARPKIEAMLSRVGLLSFANAYPRELSGGMKMRVSIARALVTQPKLLLMDEPFAALDEITRFRLNDDLLDLWSSLDCTVIFVTHSVFESVYLSNRIVVMAARPGRIVEEVNVEAPYPRGEEFRTSNEYVGWCRLASDALIAAMAANDWRMKDKS from the coding sequence GTGTCGCAAGTCGTGTCTCAAGCCGCGCGTTCCTATCGCGTCTCACCGGGTCCAACGATCGTTTCGCTTCGCGGCGTGGCGAAGCAATTCTCCAACGGCACGCTGGCCGTGCAAAATCTCAATCTCGACATCAGGGCGCGTGAATTCGTCAGCCTGCTTGGGCCATCCGGATGCGGCAAATCGACAGCGCTGCGCATGATCGCGGGGCTCGGCGATCCGAGCGCCGGCGAAATCGCCTGGCCCGGCTCCGAAGCGAAAGAGCATTCCGCCGACATCGGCTTCGTCTTCCAGGAGCCGACGCTGATGCCCTGGGCGACAGTGTTCGACAATGTCTGGCTGCCGCTGCGCCTGCGCGGACAGAGCCGCAGCGAGGCGCGGCCAAAGATCGAAGCGATGCTGTCGCGGGTCGGCCTGCTCTCCTTCGCCAACGCCTATCCTCGCGAACTCTCCGGCGGGATGAAGATGCGCGTCTCGATCGCGCGCGCGCTCGTGACGCAGCCGAAGCTGCTGCTGATGGACGAGCCTTTCGCGGCGCTCGACGAGATTACACGTTTCAGGCTCAACGATGATCTTCTCGATCTGTGGTCGTCGCTCGACTGCACCGTGATCTTCGTCACCCATTCCGTGTTCGAATCGGTCTACCTCTCGAACCGCATCGTCGTGATGGCGGCGCGACCCGGCCGCATCGTTGAGGAGGTCAATGTTGAGGCGCCCTACCCCCGCGGCGAGGAGTTCCGCACCTCGAACGAATATGTTGGCTGGTGTCGTCTTGCGTCGGACGCTCTCATCGCCGCGATGGCGGCGAATGACTGGCGTATGAAAGACAAGTCATGA
- a CDS encoding ABC transporter substrate-binding protein, producing MTFRSGPSRRAAAFGGAIALASIAAPAFAQDKVTFGTNWVAQAEHGGYYQAVADGTYKKYGLDVTIVPGGPSANNRMLMTLGKLDFYMGGMLQAFNAVDQNIPTVTIAAIFQKDPQVLLAHPDQGLKSFADLKNLPSIYVAKEGLASYYQWMKAAYGFKDEQVKPYTFNPQPFLADKKSAMQGYLSSEPYLIEKTAGFKPQVFLLADAGYDPYSTTIETTLAVLKDKPDVAKRFVEATIIGWNNYLYGDNKAANALIKKDNPEMSDDKIEYAIVKMKELGIVDSGDTIKLGIGAMTDERVKEYYEKMVKAGVLKAGLDWKKTFDARFVNKGLGVDLRKN from the coding sequence ATGACATTTCGCTCAGGGCCCAGCCGGCGCGCAGCCGCATTCGGGGGCGCGATCGCGCTCGCCAGCATCGCGGCGCCCGCCTTCGCGCAGGACAAGGTGACGTTCGGCACCAACTGGGTCGCCCAGGCCGAGCATGGCGGCTACTATCAAGCGGTCGCCGACGGCACCTACAAGAAGTACGGTCTCGACGTCACCATCGTGCCGGGCGGCCCTTCGGCCAACAACCGCATGCTGATGACCCTCGGCAAGCTCGATTTCTACATGGGCGGCATGCTGCAGGCCTTCAACGCTGTCGATCAGAACATTCCGACCGTCACCATTGCGGCGATCTTCCAGAAGGATCCGCAGGTGCTGCTGGCGCATCCCGATCAGGGGCTGAAGAGCTTCGCCGACCTCAAGAACCTGCCGAGCATCTATGTCGCGAAGGAGGGCCTCGCCTCCTACTACCAGTGGATGAAGGCGGCCTACGGCTTCAAGGACGAGCAGGTGAAGCCCTACACCTTCAATCCCCAGCCTTTCCTCGCCGACAAGAAGAGCGCGATGCAGGGCTATCTCTCGTCCGAGCCCTATCTCATCGAGAAGACGGCGGGCTTCAAACCGCAGGTCTTCCTCCTTGCCGACGCCGGCTATGATCCCTACTCCACCACGATCGAGACGACGCTCGCGGTGCTGAAGGACAAGCCCGACGTCGCGAAGCGCTTCGTCGAGGCGACGATCATCGGCTGGAACAATTATCTCTACGGCGACAACAAGGCCGCGAACGCGCTCATCAAGAAGGACAACCCTGAGATGAGCGACGACAAGATCGAATACGCCATCGTCAAGATGAAGGAGCTCGGCATCGTCGACTCCGGCGACACGATCAAGCTCGGCATCGGCGCGATGACCGACGAGCGCGTGAAGGAATATTACGAGAAGATGGTGAAGGCGGGCGTCCTGAAGGCCGGCCTCGACTGGAAGAAGACGTTCGACGCCCGCTTCGTCAACAAGGGCCTCGGCGTCGACCTGCGCAAGAACTGA